From Parasphaerochaeta coccoides DSM 17374, a single genomic window includes:
- a CDS encoding LL-diaminopimelate aminotransferase, whose amino-acid sequence MASVNGEFRKLAAGYLFPEIKRRVNEWKALHPGVSVLSLGIGNTTEALSPAVVAAIKERAELLAHRETYTGYGDEQGEPTLREALSGYYKTLGVHLQPDEFFISDGAKADAANIQQLFDSHSVVAVQDPAYPVYVDSNVVAGRAGTYSQQEERYTNLVYLPCVEEKGFIPAVPARHVDLIYLCNPNNPTGAVATKSQLKDFVDYALEHKAVIIYDAAYSEYISDPNLPRSIYEISGAELCAIEINSFSKFSGFTGVRLGWTIVPKSLGCTDSAPGELHRMWFRRQSTFFNGASNLAQSGGLAALHGDGLAQSRSLVAYYKENARIIRQGLQAVGLTVHGGTDSPYVWTRVPKGMGSWEFFDLLLDQCHVVVTPGAGFGPSGEGYVRVSSYGHKEDVEAAMASIRRNLRKEDLE is encoded by the coding sequence ATGGCATCAGTCAACGGAGAATTTAGAAAACTGGCGGCCGGATACCTTTTCCCGGAAATCAAGCGGAGAGTCAATGAGTGGAAGGCTCTGCATCCTGGTGTTTCCGTCCTGAGCCTGGGCATTGGCAATACTACTGAAGCCCTTTCTCCTGCGGTGGTCGCCGCCATCAAGGAGCGGGCTGAACTTCTGGCACATAGGGAAACATATACGGGCTATGGGGACGAACAGGGAGAACCCACCTTGCGGGAGGCCCTGTCCGGTTATTACAAGACATTGGGCGTACATCTCCAGCCAGATGAGTTCTTCATCAGCGATGGGGCCAAGGCCGATGCCGCGAACATCCAGCAGTTGTTCGACAGCCACTCCGTCGTTGCTGTCCAAGATCCTGCCTATCCTGTCTATGTAGACAGCAATGTTGTCGCGGGACGCGCCGGGACGTATTCACAGCAGGAAGAACGCTATACCAATCTTGTCTATCTTCCCTGCGTGGAGGAAAAGGGCTTCATCCCCGCCGTTCCTGCAAGACATGTCGATTTGATATATCTCTGCAATCCGAACAATCCCACGGGGGCCGTTGCTACCAAAAGCCAATTGAAAGATTTTGTCGATTATGCCCTTGAGCATAAGGCGGTCATCATCTATGACGCCGCGTACAGCGAGTATATTTCCGATCCCAATCTTCCCCGGTCGATATATGAGATATCCGGGGCAGAACTCTGTGCCATTGAAATCAACAGTTTCTCGAAGTTTTCCGGTTTTACTGGAGTGCGTCTGGGCTGGACCATAGTTCCCAAGAGCTTAGGCTGTACTGATTCCGCGCCCGGCGAGCTGCACAGGATGTGGTTCCGCCGTCAGAGTACTTTCTTCAACGGAGCCTCGAATCTTGCCCAGAGTGGAGGTCTTGCGGCCTTGCATGGAGATGGTCTTGCCCAGAGCAGGAGTCTTGTGGCCTATTACAAAGAAAATGCCCGCATCATCCGTCAAGGTCTTCAGGCTGTTGGTCTGACCGTCCATGGTGGTACAGACAGTCCCTATGTCTGGACGCGTGTACCCAAGGGGATGGGGAGCTGGGAATTTTTTGACCTGCTTCTTGACCAATGCCATGTGGTCGTGACGCCTGGAGCAGGCTTCGGTCCTTCCGGAGAAGGGTATGTACGAGTGTCTTCGTATGGTCACAAGGAAGACGTGGAGGCGGCCATGGCTTCAATAAGGAGAAATTTGAGGAAGGAGGATCTGGAATGA